The Silene latifolia isolate original U9 population chromosome X, ASM4854445v1, whole genome shotgun sequence genome contains the following window.
AATGTACCTTGGTTCGTAAGTGGATGTATGATGAGACGGGAGTTATCCAAATGACACCACCACCCTTGTATAAGAATATAACGCAAGAGGAGTGGAACATGTTTGTGGCATCTCACTCTACTGAAGCATTTAAGGTAATATTTGCTCTTTTTTTTAATACACATTAATTATTTTATGATAATATAGTATCTCAAACTATTTTCTTCCTATATACTTATTTTATAAGGCAATAAGTGCAAAGAACAAGGAGAATCTTTGCTAAAAGAAGAGGAACATACTATGGCTCTCGAAAGCGAGGATATCGAGGGGTTCAAGTTAAAGTCGTAAGTTATTTGTATTTGTTTAATATTGATACTAACTTGTAAGTTAAAAGTTGGCGTTAATTTTCATGAACTCTATTGTTTTTGTTAGAAAAAAGATTTAGCTGCCAAGGGAAAACAAGTGGAAAAACTTGATCGATATTTAACTGGCTCGGGGCTCACAAGTCGACAAAGGGGACATGACTGATTATGTTAAAGAAATCTCTTTGAAAATTGTAAGTTCAAGATGTTTGCAATTTAGCatcttttttattgttattatagTGCATTTATACTGCATATCCCAACTCTTTTTTGTGATTATGTTATCCGAACTCTTCGTTGCCCATCACACTAGCTTCTCCCAGCGCCATAAAATCATCAGTCAACTCTCCAGATTGTCAGAAGTCTCAGAACACCTTCACTACCACTGTCCCATAAAAACTTTTGTACTTGTGTTACATAAAAACTCTGATCAACAATCTCATTGAAATTGCATTTAGAACAtttcttgttttgttttcatttttcgaGTCTTTGGGTTTGCATTTTGATGTAGGTATATAGAATGTGTTGCCTCTCAATTTCAGTTTGTTGTACGAAAGAAATACTACCGTTACTTGGATGTCACTTTTTACCAAAGTTCCATGTTTGTGTTAATTAGGGAGTTGGTGCTGCTAGCTTAGTCAGTTTTTCTTTTCGTGGATGTGAATGGGATATCGGCTCGATCCCTAATTTTCACCTTCCTATGTGCGATTTTGATGTTGAAAACAGGTAACTTGCTTTTTGTAGGAAGAAAAACTTGAAAATGTATTCCTTTTCTTTTGTAGGAAGCACTAGAAAAGGATGTTGAGGCTGGTGCATTTGTGCCTGAAGGACGGGAAGACATACTTGCTAGGGCGATAGGCAAGCCTGAGCATCCTGGTCGTGTGCGAGGAGTTCCTCAAGGTATATGCATAACTGAGTATTTTGGGAAGGGACCAAGAAAACCGACACGAGAAGAGTTGTACGAGAAGATAAATTGCATGCAAAAGCAAATTGCTGACATAGAAAAGATGAAAGCGATGATGATGCATTTTTGGCAAACTGGTGAGAAACCAAGTCCTGAAGTATTAGATGATTTAATGAAGGGGGTATCTATGAGTACCGAGGGATCGAGAAATTCTGCATCTATTCAGGGGTCTCATAGTCAATCACTATAACAGAACGAAGAGTCATCACTGCCACCCCGAGAGGAGATACCCCAAGAGGAGACACCCCGAGAGGAGGTTTATCGTACACCCAAGACCATTATTCCGAAGATTCCTGGCCCATCACCAAAGCAGGTTATTCTATAAGCTTTTCATTTAAGACCCTAATTTCAAAGTAAATGAAAGTAGTTTGAAATTATGTTTTATCATAAATGTTCAGGTCTGGAAAGCTTGTGTACTATCATTGCCAAGGGAATCACCAAAGATAGTGGCTTCAGGATTGGTATACCTATCAAATAAGGACGAAATTGTTTCTGTTCATGGCATCACCTTTCGtgatggttttagaaaagtatCAATCGTGGAGGTCTATTCTGGGTCGGAAAATGCTGATTTACCCGTGCCTGTTGATGATATGATGACATTGATTCATGCTAAGGGATCATTTGTTCAGTGGCCGCAAAGTCATATTCATAGTCCTGATAAGGTAATTAATATTTTTACTATAATAATATAAAATACATTGACATTTATGACGTGTATCCACTTATTTATGCTAATTTAAATAAATATGAAAAGAATTATCAAGGAGAAGAAGCATTAGCAATGAAGTCCAAGCCTCAAAAGGTTTCGCCCTTGATTCGGCCAAACACTTTCCTTGGTATAAAAGTTAGCCGTGAGTTTAAGCAAAAGCATAGGACCATGGATTTGAAGTTATTAGAAACTGAGGCTCGGGTTTTAAAGGCAAGCGGGACAATGATCAACGTTGAGATTGATGAACATATATTACACAATAAACAAATTTGCAACCTTAGTTATGAGGAGCTTGTTCATTTGTTGGATGAAGATGAGATTGGTGCCTCTCACATTACTCTTTTTATAAGGTTCGCTTTTTTTGCTGAGATCTTGGCATGGCCTTTATCTTTGTGCTGACTTGTGGTTGTTGGAAGTTTTCTAGCCCTTTGGAATTACTACTTGTCCGACTGGTTGTTCAAAGATTTGTTTTTTTCCCCATCTAAACAATTAATTAGATGTGTTAATGATTTGTTATGGTGAAGACTGTATTTGAACATGGTTTAGGTTCAAGTAGGCATAAAGTTCAGCTAGCTATTATGTAGCTATGGTTGGAGTTTATCTGATTTGATTTTGTTCATGTATTCATCTCTAATAGTAACACTTAGCTAACCAAAATTTATCTTCCACTCCAGCAACTTGCGAGATTTAGTTTTTCACCAAGAAAAAAAGTACATTGTTATCAGGAGTGGATAATTGGTTTGAATGACTCAGAAGAAAAATATAGCGACTCCGTTGATCGCATGTTTTCTTATGTTCCTTGAATGAATCAGAAGAAAAATATAGTGAATCCCTTTAATGAAGTATTTTCTTATGTTTTCCCTTCAACTCCTTTTTTATAAGATTTCCTCTCTGTATATAATTGATAGTATTCTTTTTATTCTACTATCAGGTAGAATGTTGTTTAAAAGCTCTTTGCCATAGAATATAATCTTTTGTGAAGACTTACGTTGCTCTAGGTTACTTTCTCTAGAGCACCCGTGTTTCATCATTCATGAAGTGTTTTGGTATTACATTTTGTGTGGAGTCATGGATGAATTAGACACTTCTACGAAACTTAATACCCTAAACCTCAAACAGTTTGGTCTCTTGTAATTAGTTTACTGTTTACTCTCTTCGTTCCATTGACTTTCTTATTGTGGTAGGTATTTGAGTGAACTTACCGAGACTATGCAAAGTACGAGTTCATATGGATTCTTGTGCCCACATACATTGTCCCCGTATTCAAGTGTCGAGGATGAAAATTATCGATCCGATTATATTGCTAGGGCCATGACATGTACCGGATGTGGTAGAGGTCGAAAACTTATATTTGCTCCATATGTCGAGGGGTAAATATAAACTTCTTTTCAAAGTATTATTATTGGTGATTATCTTATTTTTTGCCCATAATTAAATTGATatcttaattgtttttttttatccATGACTCATAGTGAACATTGGATGTTGGGTGTGATCAATCCGGCTCAAAGTATAGTTTATTGGTGTGATCCTGTTGGATATGAGGAGCCTCGTCAATTTTTCGTGAATACAATTTCTAAGTATGTTCAATGTATATGTGATCTTGTTTTTTCTATTATGCTTCAAATTAtcatttcattttctaaaacggAATAAATTTATAAACCTATCTATATATACAGGGCCTTTGATAAAAGGAACTCAATTGATCCACTTGCTGCATATGAAGCCAAAGAGCTTGTTTGGAAAAAGATTAAGGTACTTCTTGTGTGTCAATACTTTAGTTTTGCCTGAGTCATTTGTCGAGAACATTGGGGTCACTAATAACGATACCTGGAGCCGTCATACTACCTTTGTATATCACCTCCCCTTGACCACCATAATATATACCTAATCCATATGGTGAATGTGACCTATATGAAGTCCCTATTCCCCTGCCTCTTCCCTTTGCTCTCTTTTTGCAAAGAGCTGACCTCTAACCATGAAGTACATGTATTACCTTCATTAGTCCCGACCCTTGTAGCTTCCTTGTTGCCTCTAGTCACCCTAACATACTTGTAGCTAATTTGTCTATGCGAGAGATTTTGAAGGTCCCTGAATTTTCATTATCAAATCTTATTAAGTATAGTGTGTATTGGTTGTTTGGCCGTTTCTCTTATTAAGTATAGTGTGTATGTATTTATAATATGAGCTTCTATTTTAGTGCCCTACGCAGCCCATAGGTAGTGTCTTATGTGGATACTATATCTCGTCGATACATCTTTGGAGATCATCGAGAGGAAGATATGTTAGCATTATTCCGAATGTatgtttttgtttctttatttAAATTGTTACAATCTATTTGTTTACTTTCATTTAGACGTCATGCATATAATTTTCCTAACAATATTTTTGTAAATACGTTTTCAGTTCATGCTTAAAGCTCCCAAGACATATGCATTTGAGCAAATTGATGAAGTGAGGGATATATGGGCTAACTTTGCACTACAATTTAAGCCGAAGATAAGCGATGATAAAGTTTAATTAGCTTAAGTAGTTTTTTGTTTGCTTTACTTGTGTCGTAAGAGAATATTGATCAACTTACATACATTTATGTACGCTTATTGAAAACTTGTGCTAGCTAGAATTTGTGGATCGAAGATGCATGTTGACATTAATGGAGTATTTGGAGATTTTTTTGGTATAACATATTGCAGGATTTAGCCATTATTGTAAGCTTTATAGCTCGGTAGATTAAAATagaattttgtatattaaaaaaaaataacaggTACAAAGACGTCGGTTCATTAACATCCGTGCTCTATTAGTTCAAAAATATAGCCGTTGGTAAAAATTGGAGCGCGGGAAGTTTTAATAAAGAGGACGGTTGGAGTTGTAGGAAGAGAACGACAAAAGAGCACGGTTCCATATTTAACCGGTCTAAAAGGGTGTACAAAAGAAGACGGTTGTAAATTGAACCGTCCTATTTAAGTTAAATAAAGAGCACGGTTAGAATATCACAAACCGTTCTCTTAGGAAAAGAGAACGGCCAGCGGGAGCACGGTTCCGTTCATAATATGAGAACGGTTTTCAACCGTCTTCTTTCTTATGTTTTGTAGTAGTGCTCGGGTGCTCGATGGAAACATGTGAGATCGTCATTCAAACCAAAGAGAGTGGTAAGCACCAAGGAACCACTGGAACTAGTACATATGGATctgtgtggcccaatgaaggtaagaagtagaggcggatctaggtatgtttttgttctagttgatgactactcaaggtatgtttgGCCTCTCTTTctaaattcaaaagatgaaactttccaTGAATTtgtagttctaatgaagcttgcccaaaacaaGTATAAATAAAAGTTAGTCTTTATTCGTACGGATCacggcaccgaatttgacaatcacacctttatagaatattgtagggaaaaCGGTGTGGGACATAATTTTTCTgcaccacgtaccccacaacaaaacggtgttgttgaacgtatgaatagaacactagaggatatggcacacactatgttattgtgtagtggtttacctcgtaatttttgggttgaagctattagtactgcttATTATGTTCATagtcgagctttgattagacctatcATTAAAAAGACTCTATATGAGCTTCTAAGAGGACGAAAACCTAATATATCTcatctccgttgcttcgggagcaaattCTTCGTCCATAACAATGAcaaaaaccgtttaagtaaattTGATCCTAGAAGTGACGAAGCTGTTTTCGTTGGAtactctaatcatagtaaagcatacaAGGTTTTTACTAAAAGAACTTTATGCATCGaggaaagtgttcatgttatttttgatgagaataatactTTTGATAAGGCTGAACAGGATGAAGAGGAAGATAtgaacgaacctgattttcgTCTATCTAAAGGTGATCTCCCAGAGTTGGATGAAGAAGATAAAGAAATTTAAGGCATAAATGATGAACTTGGAAACCCTACAAATGAAAAAGGGGAAGAGAGCTgatgttatagttgatgatactataacttcctctcaagacAAGAACTTGGAAACTGAAGTTATACCTGATAAAGCTATAACTTCAAATCCAAACCAAGATATAGAATCCAGTGTTATACTTGGATCTACTATAACCCCGGGATTAAACTCAGGGGGAACACTTCTTGGTTCCCAATCATTTGAAGAAGGTGAgcctagttcaaataatattgaCGCGTCTTCAgtttctaagaaatggagatataaaGACTCTCATCCCATGGAAAACATTCTTGGGAACTTATGGAGAGGTGTTCAGACTCGCAGAGGGTTGAACAACTTTTGTTCTCTCTATTCCTTCCTCTCCAACATTGAACCTACAAATATTAAAGAAGCccttgctgaatcagattggattgttATCATGTAAGAAGAATTGCAACAATTCGAAAGCAATAAAGTTTGGCACTTGGTTCCTAGACCAAGAGATAGATTTGTCATTGGAACAAGATGGGTATTTAGAAACAAATTAGACGATACAGGAGTTATAGTGCGgaataaagcaagattggttgtgcaagggtataatcaacaagaaggaatagattacgACGAGACCCTCGCTCATGTCGCTCGTCTAGAGGCTATACGAATATTAATAGCCTTTGCAGCTCACAAAGGAATAAAACtatatcaaatggacgttaagactgcaTTCCTTAAGGGTTATTTGAACGAAAAAGTCTTTATAGAGCAACCTCCTGGATTTCTGAataacaagtttcaaaaccatgtcttGAAATTTgataaagctttatatggtttgaaataagctcctagggcttggtacgacagattgtcaaagtTTCTGCTTGAAAGAAACTTTAAGAGAGGATCTGTTGACAAAACCTCTTTTCTAAAATCTGAAGATTCCGATTTATTAGTTGTGCAAatctatgttgatgatattatttttggttcaacgaATGACAAATTGTGCAAGTACTTTTCAGATTtgatgacctcagaattcgaaatgagcatgatgggggAACTCAAATCCAACAAACTAGTGAAGGAATTATGACCCACCatcaaaaatacatcaaggaactAATAagaaaattcggaatggaaaattcttatTCTATGTCCACCCCCATGGTcacagataataaattgacattaGACGAAGTTGTTAAGGctgttgatgaaactacttaccgagGTATGATTAGCTCACTCTTTTATTTAACTGCTAGCCGTctagatattatgtttagtgtatgcgcaTGTGCTGgttttcaatcgtgccctaaagaatcgcatatgatagcagttaagagaatcttgaggTATTTAATTGGTACGTCGAAATTgtatctgtggtatcctcttggatgtaattttgatctcatagggtattcaaatGTAGATTATGCAGCTTGCTCGCTTTATAGAAAAAGTACTTCAGGCATCACAACGTTGGTTAGACCGTGTATTATAACGTGGGGGTCAAAGAAGTAAAATTCAGTTGCcttatctactgctgaagccgaaaaTATTGCTGCCGttttggtatgttctcaacttttatagCTTATGtaacaattatgtgattatggtatagatgtaggatgtattcctattttatgtgataatacgagtactATAATTATTTCCAAAAACCCAGCACAGCACTCTCGTACTAAGCATATTGATATTCGACACCAATTTCTACGTGACCATGTCGATAAGGAGAACATAAAACTTGATTTTGTAGCACAGAAAAACAATGAGCAGATATTTTGACAAAGGCCTTgactagagaacgttttgagattttacggttggaaattagtttaattggtggcaactaaacttgtcacaaatatttacgatctttatgactgactagataTAGACGAGATTGTATGTCTGTGTCCGTATTTTCCGCTGTAAGTATATTCCTGTTAAATATTATATTATGTTACGAGAATATTCCCCCTGCTAGTCATATATTATGTGTATCTTTACAAACCAAATTTCTCATCACAATATTTCCTTATTAtatctcttggccgaaaatttcTACCCAAAATATCTTCACAATCTTTGCAAATATTTATCCATGTGACTTACCTAAAGTCTATTATCATATTTGCCATATCACATAAAAGATTTACCCTAATCTAATCTTTCCTAACCTATATCTATCGATAAAAAAAGGGAAAGAATCTTACCAAAATCCTTAGCCGCCTATACCCACTAACCTACTCCTACCATAACTCAATTCTTTTACCTCACCTTAAATACCCCACCTCCCTCACGTCTCTATCACCCTCACAATTCTCTAAATTTTTACTTTATTAAAACTCTCCCACACGCAACCTCACCATCCATCATCATCATGTCCCTACCAACAACTCGGTCTTCTACTAAGATCGGGTCATCCAAACCGCCATGCAATAAGCCAAATCACACCGCAACCACTTCCTCACCTCAACCAAACCCCAAACCCTCTAATCCcaatcataaccgggttgatacTAATCTCGAGGGAAAGCGTCGTAAGCTTAACAAAGGTAAGAAGAAGGATAtttgtaataccccatattttaataataatttatgggaataatttatgtaatttaaataattaattaaagagatttctaataataattacaagtaagacgttaattaaataataaaataagtaagcaAGTCGAGAATTTGGTTTAGCTAATAATAAGGCCATGGGCCGTGTGCTATAATTTGTATGGACAGATTCTATTGGCTTAGTATGAGTCGTAGTCGGGAAttttcgggatttaataataaaaataataagaaaaattgatgtgactcatatttgagcacatttagtccccgaattagtctcattcctatgctttatagtgcataattgggtcatttactatatttagtttcccattttgcatattctttgaggttttggttccttggtaggagaggagtgcaaaccttgcatttacatggcgaaatggagctaaattgatcgcacctaatgaccaagcatcaaggggaAGACAATATTAgatggcctatgtagataatgaagtagattgggcaatggcGAAAGGATCCTTACATCCCCGGattgatcctcgcggattatgaaggaagaaaagaagaaatgttgtctgccaagggatccgagcggatcacagaggatccgagcgtctccctccaccaccatccgagcgtcccgtgcccaAGACACTCGTCCTGAagcaagaagatccgagcgtctcccttgacaatccgctcggatcgtacCCAGAGAGCTCGTGCCTGTCTTCAAGTCGCTCAGATCATGGCAAGACTAGCAAAATggagatgctcatttccttcgagaggagcactttctcaacttttcttaagggtcttaatagtcatttaagactttattaaccctaatttttatacctaatctttagtataaataccccattgtactacctagattagcatcatctagtaatcaagtagtaatcaattagtaatcattTCTCAGtattgtaatcaactcttaatctagtcttaataaaaatatcaatacttaatctttccttaatttctctactgtcatcatttattttgggtaattagaagattatttgggtttatttgaaggattgacaaccttccatcaatcatcaagtacttctattattctttgcattattattttggaatctccataggtataattctcttaatccttactttaattattgttaatcattttcattcattcatcatgttttgccttgttaatgtgattaacaaccttgttagcatgttaaacttgatcatgagtgagtagtttccttagctagggttaatggggaattaggggaaaccaacatggggattgattcaagCTTAATCTAAAAtgtcttcataattaatttgcttacttgttgtgatttcaacttatgcacatgttatgtttgatgaaatgcgagcctatgaatccttgtattttttacccatcacgtatcttttcaatgaggcttgtaagacataaaccaactcgagcctcattagaccatgcataatgttgaataggaaggattaagttgacatgtaggtgttgtacaatctaatcgattcggctccaggacccaaaccttcttagggattataagatatacattaactcgatcccatcacaataataagtgctt
Protein-coding sequences here:
- the LOC141623925 gene encoding uncharacterized protein LOC141623925 isoform X1 codes for the protein MMTLIHAKGSFVQWPQSHIHSPDKNYQGEEALAMKSKPQKVSPLIRPNTFLGIKVSREFKQKHRTMDLKLLETEARVLKASGTMINVEIDEHILHNKQICNLSYEELVHLLDEDEIGASHITLFIRYLSELTETMQSTSSYGFLCPHTLSPYSSVEDENYRSDYIARAMTCTGCGRGRKLIFAPYVEGEHWMLGVINPAQSIVYWCDPVGYEEPRQFFVNTISKAFDKRNSIDPLAAYEAKELVWKKIKCPTQPIGSVLCGYYISSIHLWRSSRGRYVSIIPNFMLKAPKTYAFEQIDEVRDIWANFALQFKPKISDDKV
- the LOC141623925 gene encoding uncharacterized protein LOC141623925 isoform X2 is translated as MMTLIHAKGSFVQWPQSHIHSPDKNYQGEEALAMKSKPQKVSPLIRPNTFLGIKVSREFKQKHRTMDLKLLETEARVLKASGTMINVEIDEHILHNKQICNLSYEELVHLLDEDEIGASHITLFIRYLSELTETMQSTSSYGFLCPHTLSPYSSVEDENYRSDYIARAMTCTGCGRGRKLIFAPYVEGEHWMLGVINPAQSIVYWCDPVGYEEPRQFFVNTISKAFDKRNSIDPLAAYEAKELVWKKIKFMLKAPKTYAFEQIDEVRDIWANFALQFKPKISDDKV